One window of Cervus elaphus chromosome 2, mCerEla1.1, whole genome shotgun sequence genomic DNA carries:
- the MUC6 gene encoding mucin-6, translating into MLGPRLLLLLSCGGALLGAGLEDSSSVPPGPHRVKDAPQTAPDNKGRCSTWGADHFSTFDGLTYDFSGTCNYVFAAVCEDAPSTFSVQLRRGPGGNISRIIVELGASAVTVQGSVIAVKDVGVVSLPHTSNGLQITPFGQSVRLLAKQLEMELVVMWGPGAHLMVLVERKYMGKMCGLCGNFNGEKTNEFLSEDGQLLEPHKYAAIQKLDDPNEICAYEAIPSPRLLQAQHAQACLQLLTLVAPECTVPREPFLQSCQADMAACVQPSRHNCSCATLSEYSRQCSMAGQPVNSWRSPDLCSVGQCPANQVYRECGDTCVQTCSNPQHSCSSFCTFGCFCPEGMVLDDISKNHSCVSEPQCPCTLSGVVYAPGEVTTAACQTCLCSGGHWECEDRPCPRRCTLEGGSFVTTFDARPYRFHGTCTYILVQSPQLPDGGSVMAVFDKSGYSHSETSLVAVIYKSSQDKIVISQDEVVTNNGDIKWLPYKTRNITVFRQTSTHLQMVTTFGLELVIQLWPVFQLYITVGPQFRGQTRGLCGNFNGDTTDDFTTSMGIAEGTASLFVDSWRAGNCPAALERETDPCSMSQLNKVCAETHCAVLVKKGTVFENCHATVDPKPFYKRCVYQACNYEETFPHICAALGDYALACASQGVLLQGWRSSVDNCSIPCTGNQTFSYDSQACDHTCLSLTDREAECHPSAVPVDGCNCPEGTYLNHKTECVRKAQCPCLLDNHGFILADQSTMVNGVVCHCINGRLSCPARSQMLLATCSAPKTFQSCSQSSEDKFGAACAPTCQMLATGTPCVPTKCESGCVCAKGLYEDASGQCVPPEECPCEFAGVSYPRGAELHTDCKSCTCSNGTWSCQQSAHCPSTCSLYGEGHVVTFDGQRFVFEGNCEYILVTDGCNASDSQPTFKILTENVVCAKSGATCSRAIKILLGGLSIVLADANYTVSGEDPGVHFRVKAGSLNLVLDVTIGSAYNLTLTWNKHMTVFIKVARTSQDPLCGLCGNYNGNMKDDFQTRSKYLASSELEFVNSWKESPLCGDTTFALDPCSLNAFRRSWAERKCSIINSQTFAACHSQVYRLPYYEACVQDTCACDTGGDCECLCDAVAAYAKACVDKGVCVDWRSPDFCPVYCDFYNTHTEVGSEFQYTQGVNCTWRYQPCLCPVWPQSIPDNIEGCYNCSQDEYFDHDTGTCVPCMPPPSTPAPTTGSPATETTPAMASTTLTPSTGLGSPPPPTVPTQTPSLLATAMASSSTQAGTAPTTRTQPEVSSEESPRSTSAVTTQATSTAAPTATQRSTATGPPITWATTRPPGPSLSTTTQSTARATARTTAASPTLATSGTATGHPTTSSTHRWTPETPISQETQRTEPPWPPESTTGPSTAHTGLRPTAPTSHSTQDAHSKATPPGPEPPFTAHSSTILSLPVPTTSQTTAPPTATLLQTTTPYPAPSPPKTLPIHVSTSATSSVMPTSHQVIILTESHTTLSTTRPTGTPSPSTHTPVTETVLTATATSLTTTTTGTTTPRATPLTETTRETTTPTATPLTETTTGTTTPTVTPVTEKPHH; encoded by the exons ATGCTCGGGCCacggctgctgctgctcctctcCTGCGGGGGGGCCCTGCTCGGTGCTG GTCTGGAGGACAGCTCCTCGGTGCCCCCAGGGCCCCACAGGGTGAAGGACGCCCCCCAGACAG CTCCAGACAACAAGGGCCGGTGCTCAACATGGGGGGCTGACCACTTCTCCACCTTCGACGGCCTCACGTATGACTTCTCGGGGACCTGCAACTATGTCTTCGCGGCCGTCTGCGAGGATGCCCCATCCACCTTCAGTGTCCAGCTGCGGCGAGGGCCTGGGGGGAACATCTCCCGGATCATTGTGGAGCTGGGGGCCTCTGCGGTCACCGTGCAGGGCTCAGTCATCGCCGTCAAGGACGTGGG GGTGGTCAGCCTGCCCCACACCAGCAACGGGCTCCAGATCACACCCTTCGGACAGAGCGTGCGGCTGCTGGCCAAGCAGCTGGAGATGGAGCTGGTGGTCATGTGGGGTCCCGGTGCCCACCTCATG GTCCTGGTGGAGAGGAAGTACATGGGCAAGATGTGCGGGCTGTGCGGGAACTTCAATGGCGAGAAGACCAACGAGTTTCTGAGCGAGGACG gcCAACTGCTGGAGCCCCACAAGTACGCCGCCATCCAGAAGCTGGACGACCCCAACGAGATCTGCGCCTACGAGGCCATCCCCAGCCCCCGGCTCCTGCAGGCACAGCAC GCCCAGGCCTGCCTGCAGCTGCTGACCCTGGTGGCCCCCGAGTGCACCGTGCCCCGGGAGCCCTTCCTGCAGAGCTGCCAGGCAGACATGGCCGCGTGCGTCCAGCCCAGCCGGCACAACTGCAGTTGCGCCACGCTGTCTGAGTACTCACGCCAGTGCAGCATGGCCGGCCAGCCCGTCAACAGCTGGCGGAGCCCCGACCTCTGCT CTGTGGGCCAGTGCCCGGCCAACCAGGTGTACCGGGAGTGCGGCGACACCTGCGTGCAGACCTGCTCCAACCCGCAGCATAGCTGCTCCAGCTTCTGCACCTTCGGCTGCTTCTGCCCAGAAG GGATGGTTCTGGACGACATCTCCAAAAACCACAGCTGCGTGTCTGAGCCCCAGTGCCCCTGCACGCTCAGCGGGGTGGTCTATGCCCCTGGGGAGGTCACGACAGCCGCCTGCCAGACCTG CCTGTGCTCGGGGGGCCACTGGGAGTGTGAGGATCGGCCCTGCCCACGGCGCTGTACCCTGGAGGGCGGCTCCTTCGTCACCACGTTCGACGCCAGGCCCTACCGCTTCCATGGCACCTGCACCTACATCCTTGTCCAG agccCCCAGCTCCCTGACGGCGGCTCGGTCATGGCTGTGTTTGACAAGTCTGGTTACTCACACTCGGAGACCTCCCTGGTCGCTGTCATCTACAAGTCCAGCCAG GACAAAATCGTGATTTCTCAGGACGAGGTGGTCACCAACAATGGCGACATCAAGTGGCTGCCATACAAGACTC GAAACATCACGGTCTTCAGGCAGACATCCACCCACCTCCAGATGGTCACCACCTTTGGGCTAGAGCTCGTGATCCAGCTGTGGCCTGTGTTCCAGCTGTACATCACTGTTGGGCCCCAGTTCAGAGGCCAGACCAGAG GGCTCTGCGGCAACTTCAACGGGGACACGACGGACGATTTCACCACGAGCATGGGCATTGCCGAGGGCACTGCCTCGCTCTTCGTGGACTCCTGGCGGGCGGGGAACTGCCCCGCTGCGCTGGAGCGTGAGACCGACCCCTGCTCCATGAGCCAGCTCAACA AGGTGTGTGCGGAGACCCACTGTGCGGTGCTGGTGAAGAAGGGCACGGTGTTCGAGAATTGCCATGCCACCGTGGACCCCAAGCCCTTCTACAAG AGGTGCGTATACCAGGCCTGCAACTACGAGGAGACCTTCCCGCACATCTGCGCCGCCCTTGGGGACTACGCGCTCGCGTGCGCCTCGCAGGGCGTCCTGCTACAGGGTTGGAGGAGCAGCGTGGACAACTGCA GCATTCCCTGCACAGGCAACCAGACGTTCAGCTACGACAGCCAGGCCTGTGACCACACGTGCCTGTCGCTGACCGACCGAGAGGCCGAGTGCCACCCCAGCGCTGTGCCGGTGGACGGCTGCAACTGCCCCGAGGGCACCTACCTGAACCACAAGACCGAGTGTGTGCGCAAGGCACAGTGCCCGTGCCTCCTGGACAACCACGGGTTCATCCTGGCCGACCAGTCCACCATGGTCAACGGGGTCGTCTG CCACTGCATCAACGGGCGGCTGAGCTGTCCAGCGCGGTCTCAGATGCTTTTGG CAACCTGCTCGGCCCCAAAGACGTTCCAGTCCTGCAGCCAGTCCTCGGAGGACAAGTTTGGGGCAGCCTGCGCCCCCACCTGTCAGATGCTGGCCACTGGCACCCCCTGC GTGCCCACGAAGTGTGAGTCCGGCTGTGTCTGTGCCAAGGGGCTCTACGAGGACGCCAGTGGGCAGTGCGTGCCCCCCGAGGAGTGCCCGTGCGAGTTTGCGGGCGTCTCCTACCCCCGGGGCGCTGAGCTCCACACCGACTGTAAGAGCTG CACCTGCTCGAACGGGACGTGGTCCTGCCAGCAGAGCGCCCACTGCCCGTCCACCTGCAGCCTCTATGGGGAGGGCCACGTGGTCACCTTTGACGGGCAGCGCTTTGTGTTTGAGGGCAACTGCGAGTACATCCTGGTCACG GATGGCTGCAATGCCAGCGACTCGCAGCCCACCTTCAAGATCCTGACAGAGAACGTCGTGTGTGCGAAGTCGGGCGCCACCTGCTCGCGGGCCATAAAGATCCTCCTGGGG GGCCTGTCCATCGTGCTGGCAGACGCCAACTACACGGTGAGCGGGGAGGACCCCGGCGTGCACTTCCGGGTCAAGGCTGGCTCCCTGAACCTGGTGCTGGACGTCACCATCGGCAGCGCGTACAACCTGACCCTCACCTGGAACAAGCACATGACCGTCTTCATCAAGGTTGCCCGCACCTCCCAG GATCCCCTCTGCGGCCTGTGTGGCAACTACAACGGGAATATGAAGGACGACTTCCAGACACGCAGCAAGTACTTGGCATCCAGCGAGCTGGAGTTCGTGAACTCCTGGAAGGAGAGCCCTCTGTGCGGCGACACCACCTTCGCGCTGGACCCCTGCAGCCTCAACGCCTTCCGTCGCTCCTGGGCCGAGCGCAAGTGCAGCATCATCAACAGCCAAACCTTCGCTGCCTGCCACAGCCAG GTCTACCGCCTGCCCTACTATGAGGCCTGCGTGCAGGACACATGTGCGTGCGACACTGGCGGGGACTGCGAGTGCCTGTGTGACGCTGTGGCCGCCTACGCCAAGGCCTGCGTGGACAAGGGCGTGTGTGTGGACTGGCGGTCCCCCGACTTCTGCC CTGTGTACTGCGACTTCTACAACACGCACACGGAGGTGGGCAGCGAGTTCCAGTACACCCAGGGGGTCAACTGCACGTGGCGCTACCAGCCATGCCTCTGCCCCGTGTGGCCACAGAGCATCCCGGACAACATCGAAG GCTGCTACAACTGCTCCCAGGATGAGTACTTCGATCACGACACAGGGACGTGTGTGCCATGCA TGCCACCGCCCAGCACACCGGCGCCCACAACAG GCTCGCCTGCCACAGAAACCACGCCAGCCATGGCCAGCACCACGCTGACCCCCAGCACTGGGCTtggctccccaccaccacccacagtCCCCACGCAGACGCCCAGCCTCCTGGCCACGGCCATGGCCTCCTCCTCCACACAGGCAGGGACAGCCCCGACCACCCGGACACAACCAGAGGTCTCCTCAGAGG AATCACCTCGGAGCACCTCTGCTGTTACCACCCAAGCCACATCCACAGCGGCCCCCACGGCCACTCAAAGgtccacagccacgggccctcCCATCACCTGGGCCACCACGCGGCCCCCAGGGCCCTCCCTCAGCACCACCACGCAGTCCACAGCTCGGGCCACGGCACGCACCACTGCAGCCTCGCCAACCCTGGCAACGTCAGGAACCGCCACAGGGCATCCCACAA CATCCTCAACACATCGATGGACCCCCGAAACCCCCATCAGCCAGGAGACACAGCGCACGGAGCCCCCATGGCCGCCAGAGAGCACCACAGggcccagcacagcacacaccGGCCTGCGACCAACGGCCCCCACCAGTCACAGCACACAGGATGCCCACTCCAAGGCCACCCCCCCTGGGCCAGAGCCCCCCTTCACTGCTCACTCCAGCACCATCCTTTCGCTTCCTGTCCCCACCACATCCCAGACAACAGCTCCACCCACGGCAACACTCCTCCAGACCACCACACCCTACCCAGCCCCATCACCTCCAAAGACCCTTCCCATCCACGTGTCAACATCGGCCACCTCCTCGGTGATGCCAACCTCTCACCAGGTCATCATCCTGACCGAGTCCCACACCACCCTCTCCACCACAAGGCCAACTGGCACCCCTTCTCCATCAACACACACCCCAGTCACAGAGACAGTGCTCACAGCCACAGCCACGTCACTGACAACCACCACAACAGGAACTACCACACCCAGAgccacaccactgacagagacaACCAGAGAAACTACCACACCCACAgccacaccactgacagagaccaccACAGGGACCACtacacccacagtcacaccagtgacagaga Agccacaccactga
- the LOC122677234 gene encoding uncharacterized protein LOC122677234: MVVPVVVLVSGGVWDVVVPVVVFVNCGTVGVVVPVVVIVSGVAVVVSVVVFVSGGTVGVVVFVSGVAVVVSVSGVAVMILVVVFVISVAVVVSVVVFVSVVAVGVVVFVSGVAVGVVVSVVVFVSGMTEVTPVVVFVSGVAVVVSVVAFVSGVTVMVSVEVFFSGVAVSVVVSVVVFVSGMAVAVVVSVVISVVIFVSGEAVGVVVSVVVFVSGVALSVVVSVVVFVRDVAVGVVVPVVVFVSGVTVVVSVVVFVSDVAVVVSVVVFVSGVVVSVVVSVSGVTVGVVVFVSGMGVVVFVSVVGVVVFVSVVGVVVFVSVVGVVVSVVVFVSGVGVVVSVVVSVSGVTVGVVVFVSGVGVVVSVVVFVSGVTVVVVSVSGVTVGVVVFVSVVGVVVSVVVFVSGVGMVVSVVVFVSGVTVGVIVSLVVSVSGVAVDVVVSVVVFVSGVTVVVVVSVSGVTMGVVVSVSGVTVGVVVFVSGVGVDVVVSVSGVGVVISVVVSVSGVGVVISVVVSVSGVGVVISVVVFVSGVTVVVVSVSGVTVGVVVSVVVFVSGVGVVVSIVVSVSGVTVGVVVFVSGVGVVVSVVVFVGGVTAVVVSVSGVTVGVVVFVSVVGVVVSVVVFVSGVGVVVSVVVFVSGVTVGMVVSLVVSVSGVALVVVVSVVVSVSGVTVGVVVSVSGVTVGVVVSVSGVTVGVVVFVSGVAVDVVASVLVFVSGVTVVVVVSVSGVTMGVVVSVSGVGVVISVVVSVSGVGVVISVVVFVSGVTVGVVVSVSGVTVGVVVFVSGVGVVVFVSVVGVVVSVVVFVSGVGVVVVVSVNGVTVGVVVFVSSVGVVVSVVVSISDVAVVVVVSVSGVTVGVVVSVSGVTVGVVVSVSGVTVGVVVFVSGVAVDVVASVVVFVSGVTVVVVVSVSGVTMGVVVSVSGVGVVISVVVSVSGVGVVISVVVFVSGVTVVVVSVSGVTVGVVVSVVVFVSGVTIGVVVSVSGVTVGVVVFVSGVGVVVFVSVVGVVVSVVVFVSGVGVVVSVVVSVSGVAVVVVVSVNGVTVGVVVFVSSVGVVVSVVVSVSGVAVVVVVSVSGVTVGVVVSVSGVTMGVVVFVSGVAVDVVVSVVVFVSGVTVVVVVSVNGVTMGVVVSVSGVGVVISVVVSVSGVGVVISVVVFVSGVTVVVVSVSGVTVGVVVSVVVFVSGVTIGVVVSVSGVGVVVFVSVVGVVVSVVVFVSVFVSGVGVVVFVSVVGVVVSVVVFVSGVGVVVSVVVSVSGVAVVVVVSVSGVTVGVVVFVSGVGVVVSVVVFVSGVTVVVVSVSGVTVGVVVFVSGMVVDVVVSVSGVGVVISVVVSVSGVGVVVSVVVFVSGVAVDVVVSVSGVTVGVVVFVSGVGVVVFVSVVGVVVSVVVFVSGVGVVVSVVVSVSGVAVVVVVFVSGVGVVVSMVVFVSGVGVVVSVVVFVSGVTVVVVSVSGVTVGVVVFVSGVGVVVSVVVFVSGVTVVVVSVSGVTVGVIVSLVVSVSGVTVGVVVSVVVSVSGVTVGVVVFVSGVTVGVVVPVVVSVSGVTVGVVVPVVVFVSGVAVGVVVFVSGVTVGVVVLVCGMTVGVVVSVNGVAVGVVVFVSGVTVDVVLPVVVFVSGVTMAVVVPVVVFVSGVTVGVVVFVSGVTVGVVVPVVVSVSGVAVSVVVFVSGVGVVVSVVVFVSGVGMVVSVVVSVSGVTVGVVVSVCGMTVGVVVSVCGVAVGVVFSVSGVTVVV; this comes from the exons ATGGTGGTCCCTGTGGTGGTTTTGGTCAGTGGTGGGGTTTGGGATGTGGTGGTTCCTGTTGTGGTATTTGTCAATTGTGGgactgtgggtgtggtggtcCCTGTGGTGGTCATTGTCAGTGGTGTGGCTGTAGTGGTTTCTGTTGTGGTCTTTGTCAGTGGTGGgactgtgggtgtggtggtcttTGTCAGTGGTGTGGCTGTGGTGGTTTCTGTCAGTGGTGTGGCTGTGATGATCCTTGTGGTGGTCTTTGTCATTAGTGTGGCTGTGGTAGTTTCTGTTGTGGTCTTTGTCAGTGTTGTGgctgtgggtgtggtggtctttgtcagtggtgtggctgtgggtgtggtggtctctgtTGTGGTCTTTGTCAGTGGTATGACTGAGGTCACCCCTGTGGTGGTCTTTGTCAGTGGTGTGGCTGTAGTGGTTTCTGTTGTGGCctttgtcagtggtgtgactgtgATGGTTTCCGTTGAGGTCTTTTTCAGTGGTGTGGCTGTGAGTGTGGTGGTCTCTGTTGTGGTCTTTGTCAGTGGTATGGCTGTGGCTGTGGTGGTCTCTGTAGTGATCTCTGTGGTGATCTTTGTCAGTGGAGAGGCTGTGGGTGTGGTGGTTTCTGTGGTGGTCTTTGTCAGTGGTGTGGCTTTGAGTGTAGTGGTTTCTGTTGTGGTCTTTGTCCGTGATGTGGCTGTGGGTGTGGTGGTCCCTGTGGTAGTctttgtcagtggtgtgactgtggTGGTTTCTGTGGTGGTCTTTGTCAGTGATGTGGCTGTGGTGGTTTCTGTGGTAGTCTTTGTCAGTGGTGTGGTGGTCTCTGTTgtggtctctgtcagtggtgtgacaGTGGGTGTGGTAGTCTTTGTCAGTGGTATGGGTGTGGTGGTCTTTGTCAGTGTTGTGGGTGTGGTGGTCTTTGTCAGTGTTGTGGGTGTGGTGGTCTTTGTCAGTGTTGTGGGTGTGGTGGtttctgtggtggtttttgtcagtggtgtgggtgtggtggtctctgttgtggtctctgtcagtggtgtgacaGTGGGTGTGGTAGTCTTTGTCAGTggtgtgggtgtggtggtctctgttgtggtctttgtcagtggtgtgactgtggttgtggtctctgtcagtggtgtgactgtgggtgtggtAGTCTTTGTCAGTGTTGTGGGTGTGGTGGTTTCTGTGGTGGTCTTTGTCAGTGGTGTGGGTATGGTGGTCTCTGTTGTGGTctttgtcagtggtgtgactgtgggtgtgATAGTTTCTCTGGTtgtctctgtcagtggtgtggcTGTGGATGTGGTGGTCTCTGTTGTGGTCTTTGTCAGTGGcgtgactgtggtggtggtggtgtctgtcagtggtgtgactatgggtgtggtggtctctgtcagtggtgtgactgtgggtgtggtagtctttgtcagtggtgtgggtgtggatgtggtggtctctgtcagtggtgtgggTGTGGTTATCTCTGTTgtggtctctgtcagtggtgtgggTGTGGTGATCTCTGTTGTGGTCTCTGTCAGTGGCGTGGGTGTGGTGATCTCTGTTGTGGTCTTTGTCAGTGGcgtgactgtggtggtggtgtctgtcagtggtgtgactgtgggtgtggtggtttctgtggtggtttttgtcagtggtgtgggtgtggtggtctctattgtggtctctgtcagtggtgtgacaGTGGGTGTGGTAGTCTTTGTCAGTggtgtgggtgtggtggtctctgtTGTAGTCTTTGTCGGTGGTGTGACTGCGGTTgtggtctctgtcagtggtgtgactgtgggtgtggtAGTCTTTGTCAGTGTTGTGGGTGTGGTGGTTTCTGTGGTGGTCTTTGTCAGTggtgtgggtgtggtggtctctgttgtggtctttgtcagtggtgtgactgtgggtATGGTAGTTTCTCTGGTtgtctctgtcagtggtgtggcACTGGTTGTGGTGGTATCTGTTgtggtctctgtcagtggtgtgactgtgggtgtggtggtctctgtcagtggtgtgactgtgggtgtggtggtctctgtcagtggtgtgactgtgggtgtggtAGTCTTTGTCAGTGGTGTGGCTGTGGATGTGGTGGCCTCTGTTCTGGTCTTTGTCAGTGGcgtgactgtggtggtggtggtgtctgtcagtggtgtgactatgggtgtggtggtctctgtcagtggtgtgggTGTGGTTATCTCTGTTgtggtctctgtcagtggtgtgggTGTGGTGATCTCTGTTGTGGTctttgtcagtggtgtgactgtgg gtgtggtggtctctgtcagtggtgtgactgtgggtgtggtAGTCTTTGTCAGTGGAGTGGGTGTGGTGGTCTTTGTCAGTGTTGTGGGTGTGGTGGtttctgtggtggtttttgtcagtGGTGTGGGTGTGGTTGTAGTTGTCTCTGTCAatggtgtgactgtgggtgtggtggtcttTGTCAGTAGTGTAGGTGTGGTGGTCTCTGTTGTGGTCTCTATCAGTGATGTGGCTGTggttgtggtggtctctgtcagtggtgtgactgtgggtgtggtggtctctgtcagtggtgtgactgtgggtgtggtggtctctgtcagtggtgtgactgtgggtgtggtAGTCTTTGTCAGTGGTGTGGCTGTGGATGTGGTGGCCTCTGTTGTGGTCTTTGTCAGTGGcgtgactgtggtggtggtggtgtctgtcagtggtgtgactatgggtgtggtggtctctgtcagtggtgtgggTGTGGTTATCTCTGTTgtggtctctgtcagtggtgtgggTGTGGTGATCTCTGTTGTGGTCTTTGTCAGTGGcgtgactgtggtggtggtgtctgtcagtggtgtgactgtgggtgtggtggtctctgttgtggtctttgtcagtggtgtgactataggtgtggtggtctctgtcagtggtgtgactgtgggtgtggtagtctttgtcagtggtgtgggtgtggtggtctTTGTCAGTGTTGTGGGTGTGGTGGtttctgtggtggtttttgtcagtggtgtgggtgtggtggtctctgttgtggtctctgtcagtggtgtggcTGTGGTTGTAGTTGTCTCTGTCAatggtgtgactgtgggtgtggtggtcttTGTCAGTAGTGTAGGTGTGGTGGTCTCTGTTgtggtctctgtcagtggtgtggctgtggttgtggtggtctctgtcagtggtgtgactgtgggtgtggtggtctctgtcagtggtgtgactaTGGGTGTGGTAGTCTTTGTCAGTGGTGTGGCTGTGGATGTGGTGGTCTCTGTTGTGGTCTTTGTCAGTGGcgtgactgtggtggtggtggtgtctgTCAATGGTGTGACTAtgggtgtggtggtctctgtcagtggtgtgggTGTGGTTATCTCTGTTgtggtctctgtcagtggtgtgggTGTGGTGATCTCTGTTGTGGTCTTTGTCAGTGGcgtgactgtggtggtggtgtctgtcagtggtgtgactgtgggtgtggtggtctctgttgtggtctttgtcagtggtgtgactataggtgtggtggtctctgtcagtggtgtgggtgtggtggtctTTGTCAGTGTTGTGGGTGTGGTGGtttctgtggtggtttttgtcagtg TCTTTGTCAGTggtgtgggtgtggtggtctTTGTCAGTGTTGTGGGTGTGGTGGtttctgtggtggtttttgtcagtggtgtgg GTGTGGTGGTCTCTGTTgtggtctctgtcagtggtgtggctgtggttgtggtggtctctgtcagtggtgtgacaGTGGGTGTGGTAGTCTTTGTCAGTggtgtgggtgtggtggtctctgttgtggtctttgtcagtggtgtgactgtggttgtggtctctgtcagtggtgtgactgtgggtgtggtAGTCTTTGTCAGTGGTATGGTTGTGGATGTGGTagtctctgtcagtggtgtgggTGTGGTTATCTCTGTTGTGGTCTCGGTCAGTggtgtgggtgtggtggtctctgtTGTGGTCTTTGTCAGTGGTGTGGCTGTGGATGTGGTGGTgtctgtcagtggtgtgactgtgggtgtggtagtctttgtcagtggtgtgggtgtggtggtctTTGTCAGTGTTGTGGGTGTGGTGGtttctgtggtggtttttgtcagtggtgtgggtgtggtggtctctgttgtggtctctgtcagtggtgtggcTGTGGTTGTGGTAGTCTTTGTCAGTGGTGTGGGTGTGGTGGTTTCTATGGTGGTCTTTGTCAGCGGTGTGGGTGTGGTAGTCTCTGTTGTGGTCTTCgtcagtggtgtgactgtggttgtggtctctgtcagtggtgtgacaGTGGGTGTGGTAGTCTTTGTCAGTggtgtgggtgtggtggtctctgttgtggtctttgtcagtggtgtgactgtggttgtggtctctgtcagtggtgtgactgtgggtgtgATAGTTTCTCTGGTtgtctctgtcagtggtgtgactgtgggtgtggtGGTATCTGTT gtggtctctgtcagtggtgtgactgtgggtgtggtggtctttgtcagtggtgtgactgtgggtgtaGTGGTCCCTGTGGTcgtctctgtcagtggtgtgactgtgggtgtaGTGGTCCCTGTGGTGGTCTTTGTCAGTGGTGTGgctgtgggtgtggtggtctttgtcagtggtgtgactgtgggtgtggtggtcCTTGTCTGTGGTATGACTGTAggtgtggtggtctctgtcaATGGTGTAGCTGTGGGTGTAGTGGTctttgtcagtggtgtgactgtggATGTAGTGCTCCCCGTGGTGGTctttgtcagtggtgtgactATGGCGGTGGTGGTCCCTGTGGTGGTctttgtcagtggtgtgactgtgggtgtggtggtctttgtcagtggtgtgactgtgggtgtaGTGGTCCCTGTGGTcgtctctgtcagtggtgtggcTGTGAGTGTGGTGGTCTTTGTCAGTggtgtgggtgtggtggtctctgtTGTGGTCTTTGTCAGTGGTGTGGGCATGGTGGTCTCTGTTgtggtctctgtcagtggtgtgactgtgggtgtggtggtctctgtcTGTGGTATgactgtgggtgtggtggtctctgtcTGTGGTGTGGCTGTGGGTGTGGTGTtctctgtcagtggtgtgactgtgg tggtgtga